GATAGCCGGATCACCGCGGCTGCCGGTGGCGAGGCCGGCACCGACCTCGAGCGCTCGCTCACAGACGAAGGTGAGGAAGCCATAGCTGCAATTCGAGAGCAAGCATCCGAAGCGGGACTCGAGACTGCCGACGCGGTTCGGCAGGGAACCCCCGCGAAGACGATTCTCGAGTACGCCGACGACAACGAAATCAATCTGATCGTAATCGGGACGCAGGGAAAGAGTCCGCGCGAGAAAGTCACCTCGCTCGGCAGCGTTTCTGAGCGCGTCGTTGACAACGCGTCACTACCGGTGTTTGTCGTTCGAAACGCTGGCCGAGAGTAACTATGCGCGTGCGCTTTCAACTGTAATCACGTCACAGTCGAGGTGATCGCGCAGGTAGCGTTCGATGTTGGGGTTGTCGGTAAAGCGCTGGAAGATGCGCCGCAGGCGACTTGCCTGTTTGCCGCCGATGACGACTGCATCAGCCTCTTCGGCGGCAACCTCGTCGAGAATACTTTCTTCGACCAGAAAGCCGGTACGGACGACGTAGCGAGCGTTTTCAATCGGCCCGAACGTCTTCTCGACGTTGTTCTTGAGGTCGATTCGGGTTACTTTTCTTCCATTCTGATACAGATCGACGTGAAGGACGGTCAACGCTGCATCCCGTTCGCGAGCGACGTCAACGGCGCGCTCGAGCGTTCGGCGAGAGTGTTTCGACAGCGGGTAGCGAACGGGAACCACGACCAGCGACATTACTCATTCGAACGATTTCCGCGCGGGTAAAGGTTTCAGTTATCCCGCCTGTGGTGGGTAATGCTCTCATACCGCATTTCATCGTGACAACAGTCATTTATCCCACGCAGGGTTACGTGTGGGTATGCAACGGACCGCAACTGCGGACGGAGAGACCGTCTACGTCTCGGAGACAGATGGCGACCGCGGGTCGAAAGGCCCGTTTCTCGCCGCCTACGAGTCTCAGGACGCGGACCGTCGGTACGGCTGGTTCTGCTCGAACTGCGAAAGTTTCGACAACGCAATGGACTCGATGGGCCGCATCAAGTGCAACCAATGTGGGAACTTCCGCAAGCCAACCGAGTGGGACGCCGCCCACGAGTGACGACCACTCTGGTATCACGATAGTTCTCGAGAATATCCGCCTCAAAAACGAAATTCATTCAGACACAATGGCGATTCTCTGCTGACTTTCAGGCAATAGTACGTTTTAGTCCATAATCGCGGAGATACTTCGTTAGACACTAACCTTTATGATGTGGTGTGACATACCTATGGGTGAATGGGACCTGTTAACATGCGTCTCGCCGAGCAAGCCAGGTCGATTTTTGCCGAGCTAGGGTACACCGTCGAGGGTACCGGCCCCGAATTCCGTGCTGAGCGAGCATGGAAAGTTGTGCACGTAAATACCGTCCTCGAGGACGACGAACTCCCGACAGCATCGTCGGGGCAGTTCCACTGTTTCGTCGCTGAACCCGACGATGCAGACACTCTCGAGGAGAAATTGACTCGGACTGAGCCCAGTTATGAGTGGGCAATTATCGTCGTCGACGGAGACGACTATCAGGTCGAACGCGCCCCACCGGGCCCACGCGTTTCCGCGTAGGTCCACGACTACTCGTTTTTATTGAGCGCTCGTCGCGTCGCAGTGACACCTGCGCCCGGATCCACAGCTGCACCCATCGACTCGAGGACGTCGCCGAGTGCCGTCACCACGTAGATCACGTTCTCCGGACGCGCGGAGTGGCCCATACAGCCAATTCGGAAGATCTCGCCCTCGAGATCGCCCAAACCGCTAGCGACCTCGAGATCGTAGCGCTCGAGCAATTCGGCACAGACCTCGCCGTCGTCAACACCGTCGGGAACGCGAACGGCGTTCAGACTCGGGAGCCAGTACTCCTCGGGGGCGTTCATCTCGAGGCCCATCGCCTCGATACCGGCTTTGAGCGCGCCCGCAAGCTGCTCGTGGCGTTCCCAGCGCTGTTCGATGCCCTCCTCGGCGACGAGACGGAGTGCCTCGCGAAGTGCGTAGACGTTCGTGATCGGCGCGGTGTGATGGTAGGAGCGATCTTCGCCCCAGTACCCCTCGAGCAAGGAGAGATCGAGGTACCACGAGCGCGGATCTTCCTCCCGGGAGAGGACCTTCTCCATCGCCGCATCCGAGAGGGTAAGCGGACTCGCACCAGGCGGACAGGAGAGACACTTCTGTGGGCCGGCATAGGCCACGTCGATCCCCCATTCGTCGACCCGCAACTCAACCCCGCCGATGGAGGTAACAGTGTCGGCGATGACGAGCGCATCGTGGTCGTGGGCTGCAGCCGTCAGTTCCGGAACGTTGGGTTGGCAAACGCCAGTACTCGTCTCGGCGTGGACGAACCCGAAGACATCGGGATCGTGTTCGGCCAGCGCATCGGAGACCGCCGCGGGCTCGAGGGGTTCGCCCCACGGGGCATCGACTTCAACGACGTTTCCGCCTGCCCGACGGGCCATCGACGCCATGCGTCCGCCAAAGTAGCCGTTCGTCGGAACTAACATCGTGTCACCAGGTTCGACGACGTTCCCGATTGCGGCCTCCATCGCGGCCGAACCGGTCCCCGAGACGGGAATCGTCCACTGATTGTCCGTCCGGAAGGTGTAGCGTAACAGTTCCTGTACCTCGTCCATAATTTCGACGAACGAGGGGTCGAGATGGCCCACCAGTGGCGTACTCATCGCCCGCAACACGCGCGGGTGGACGTCGCTCGGACCTGGCCCCATTAGCGTCCGGTCTGGCGGCGTCAACTCGTCTATTTCGGAGACGTCGATTGGATTGTCAGCGCCTGACATAGACGATACGTGGGACCGGCATCCTCAAAAACGTTCACGCAGCGGCGACCCACAGTCTCCCTCGAGTTCGGTAGCGACTGTTCCTCGAGTTCACCGTTTCGGTCCGCCCGTGATCTGACTGGTCCCGTTTCATCCGTAATCGTCTCAAAACCAGTGATGGTTGCTATCACTAGCCATACATTGAAGACACGCGGGACTGTACATCCACGGGCAATGGTCTTCAAGAAGATTACACTGATCGGAACCAGCCCGGAAAGCTTCGATGCAGCCGCTGACGATGCTATCGACCGTGCTGAAGAAACTCTTCAGAACGTCCACTGGGTCGAAGTCGACGAACTCGGGGTCGAAATCGCCAGTGCTGACGACCGCGAATATCAGGCCGAAGTCACCGTCGCGTTCGAACTCGAGGACTAAGGAATCAGGTACTGATCACAGGGCAGCGCTTACGTTCGGAACGACTCGCCACAGCCACATTCGCTGACCACGTTCGGATTCTCGACGTGGAACCCTTCGGCCTGCAGGCCGCTTTCGTAATCGAGAATACTTCCTTCGATATATTTCATGCTCGCCGGATCGACGAAGACACGCAGCTCATGGTGGGTGTAAATCGTGTCATCCTCGTCAGGCGCATCATCAAAGCGCATCCCGTAGGACAGTCCGGCACAGCCGCCCTGCTGGACGAACAGCCGTAGTCCTGCCTCCGATGTATCCATCCCTTCGCCCTCGAGGAGGTCTCGAGCCTGCGCAGCGGCGTCCTCGGTTACTTCGATCTCAGGCTGGGTCTCTGCTGTCCCGCCGTCGACGCTATCCGTACTCATACGATTGTATTCTGTCGCAACGATGTTAACTGTGACGCCTGAGTCCCTGGCCGATTCGGTGAGGCAATTGCTCACGATATAGTACCAACTGCACCGAGTGACACACTGATCGCCGAACCTGCTCGCGGTTCACTGCGTTCACCGTCTGCTCACGGCGCAACGCGCCGTTCGCATGGTATGCGAGACCGCCGGTCTCGCACTATTCGCTTTGCCGCGGTTCTCGCTCGTTTCACTCGCTCCAAACCGCGTACTCGTTCCGAACCGCGCATCCATCTGGCGATCAGGTGTGCAGTGACGTGCAGTGGCTACTATAGGCCACACATGAGACAGCGGAATACCACCAGCGGGCGAACGGACTGATACCGGTCTCAAACTGTCGAACGCCGCTTGACCGAGTGATAGTACGTCCCGAATAACCGCTCGTCGTTCGACGACAGCGCCACGTCGTTCTCTGCGAGGAGTTCGATCATCCGCTCGAGGTCACACTCGTACCACATCGAGAGCAAGCGAGCGTTCCGCTGCGCGTAGTCGTAATTGCGCTCGAGGACCCGCGCATCGGTCGGGTCGACGGTACGCGGTTGCATTCCAGATAGCCTTCGTGATGCGAGACTGTAAAACCAGTTCGTACTGTGACTGACTTACTCAATGTTGAACCTGTTACGGACGTAGGGGACTCTCGCATAGTAACTACGCGCGCTGTTACCTCATTTTCGTTCTGCTGCGATCTTTCCGCTGCGACGCCACCCACTTCGACGCACCTGCTGTTGCGTCGGCTCAGGTGCCAGTGCCGCGTCGTTAGTCCGACGACTCATCGTCCAGTCGTCGACGAACGCTTGCTGCATGTGCCTCGAGTCCCTCCGCATCCGCAAGCGTCGTGATCGTCTCACCGATTTCGGAAAGTCCCTCACTCGAGAGTCGCTGCACCGTCGTCGACCGCATGAACGTCTCGACTGAAAGGCCACCGGTGACGCGTGCACCGCCGTTCGTCGGCAAGACGTGATTCGTCCCGCTGGCATAGTCACCCGCCGCAACTGGCGTGTTCGGCCCGAGGAATACACTTCCAGCACTGTCGATGCGCTCGAGAACCGATTCGTCGTCGTCCGTGATAATCGAGAGGTGTTCCGGGGCGTACTCCTCGGTAAAGAGGATAGCTTCGCTCATCGACCGCGCCAGAAGGACTCCGCTTGCGTCGTTGTCCAGCGCCGCTCGAATTGTCTCCTCGCGCTCACGCGCGTTGGCCTGCTCGTCGACTGCAGCAGCGATTGCTGCTGCGGTGTCCGAATCAGCAGTGACGGCGACGACCGATGCGTTCGGATCGTGCTCGGCCTGTGCGACCAACTCTGCAGCCACGTCGCCCGGATCTGCTGTCTCGTCTGCGACGACGACAATCTCGCTTGGCCCCGCCAGGAAATCGATCTCGACATCGCCGCGAACCGCGGCTTTGGCCGCCGTCACCCACTTGTTTCCCGGCCCGACAATCTTCTGTACGCGCGTGATCGTCTCCGTCCCGTAGGCGAGACCCGCAATCGCCTGGACACCACCGACGCTATACACCGCGTCTGCACCTGCAACGTGAATTGCTGCCAGCGTCACCGGATTCATTTCATCGGCTGGCGGCGTGACGACCGTGACGTGTTCGACACCGGCGACAACCGCCGGAACGACGC
The Natronolimnobius baerhuensis DNA segment above includes these coding regions:
- a CDS encoding universal stress protein produces the protein MYDDILIPTDGSDTVRETLEHALPIAQDNDATVHALYVVDSRITAAAGGEAGTDLERSLTDEGEEAIAAIREQASEAGLETADAVRQGTPAKTILEYADDNEINLIVIGTQGKSPREKVTSLGSVSERVVDNASLPVFVVRNAGRE
- a CDS encoding universal stress protein, with the translated sequence MSLVVVPVRYPLSKHSRRTLERAVDVARERDAALTVLHVDLYQNGRKVTRIDLKNNVEKTFGPIENARYVVRTGFLVEESILDEVAAEEADAVVIGGKQASRLRRIFQRFTDNPNIERYLRDHLDCDVITVESARA
- a CDS encoding DUF5816 domain-containing protein, which produces MQRTATADGETVYVSETDGDRGSKGPFLAAYESQDADRRYGWFCSNCESFDNAMDSMGRIKCNQCGNFRKPTEWDAAHE
- a CDS encoding DUF7116 family protein, which codes for MRLAEQARSIFAELGYTVEGTGPEFRAERAWKVVHVNTVLEDDELPTASSGQFHCFVAEPDDADTLEEKLTRTEPSYEWAIIVVDGDDYQVERAPPGPRVSA
- a CDS encoding pyridoxal-phosphate-dependent aminotransferase family protein, with the protein product MSGADNPIDVSEIDELTPPDRTLMGPGPSDVHPRVLRAMSTPLVGHLDPSFVEIMDEVQELLRYTFRTDNQWTIPVSGTGSAAMEAAIGNVVEPGDTMLVPTNGYFGGRMASMARRAGGNVVEVDAPWGEPLEPAAVSDALAEHDPDVFGFVHAETSTGVCQPNVPELTAAAHDHDALVIADTVTSIGGVELRVDEWGIDVAYAGPQKCLSCPPGASPLTLSDAAMEKVLSREEDPRSWYLDLSLLEGYWGEDRSYHHTAPITNVYALREALRLVAEEGIEQRWERHEQLAGALKAGIEAMGLEMNAPEEYWLPSLNAVRVPDGVDDGEVCAELLERYDLEVASGLGDLEGEIFRIGCMGHSARPENVIYVVTALGDVLESMGAAVDPGAGVTATRRALNKNE
- a CDS encoding dodecin, which produces MVFKKITLIGTSPESFDAAADDAIDRAEETLQNVHWVEVDELGVEIASADDREYQAEVTVAFELED
- a CDS encoding HesB/IscA family protein; amino-acid sequence: MSTDSVDGGTAETQPEIEVTEDAAAQARDLLEGEGMDTSEAGLRLFVQQGGCAGLSYGMRFDDAPDEDDTIYTHHELRVFVDPASMKYIEGSILDYESGLQAEGFHVENPNVVSECGCGESFRT
- the hisD gene encoding histidinol dehydrogenase, producing MSIEVHTIADLGPDDRVAFFERDAGIDAISDDVHEIVERVRTEGDVAVREYTNEFDGVTVGNLEITDQCERAYDELEDDVCEAIETAAANVREFHEAQVPDDWREEFGPGRELGRRFRPIERVGVYVPGGAAAYPSSAIMGVVPAVVAGVEHVTVVTPPADEMNPVTLAAIHVAGADAVYSVGGVQAIAGLAYGTETITRVQKIVGPGNKWVTAAKAAVRGDVEIDFLAGPSEIVVVADETADPGDVAAELVAQAEHDPNASVVAVTADSDTAAAIAAAVDEQANAREREETIRAALDNDASGVLLARSMSEAILFTEEYAPEHLSIITDDDESVLERIDSAGSVFLGPNTPVAAGDYASGTNHVLPTNGGARVTGGLSVETFMRSTTVQRLSSEGLSEIGETITTLADAEGLEAHAASVRRRLDDESSD